One segment of Pseudomonas sp. FP2196 DNA contains the following:
- a CDS encoding DJ-1 family glyoxalase III, whose amino-acid sequence MTFRALITLAEGIDDLQSVTLIDVLRRAGIEVMAASIEGRRMLTCARGTRLTADGMLIDVLAQTFDLIVLPGGAVGSQHLAAHQPLQQLLKDQASAGRLFAAIAEAPAVALQAFGVLRQRRMTCLPSASHQLSGCTFVDQPVVIDGNCITAQGSGAALEFALALVEQLGGKALRAKVAGELRV is encoded by the coding sequence ATGACCTTTAGAGCCCTGATTACCCTCGCCGAGGGCATCGATGATCTGCAAAGCGTGACCCTGATCGACGTATTGCGTCGCGCCGGCATCGAAGTGATGGCGGCCAGCATCGAAGGTCGGCGCATGCTGACCTGTGCCCGCGGCACCCGCCTGACCGCCGACGGCATGCTGATCGATGTGCTGGCACAGACTTTCGACCTGATCGTCCTGCCCGGCGGCGCCGTCGGTTCACAACACCTGGCGGCACATCAGCCGCTGCAACAGTTGCTCAAGGATCAGGCCAGCGCCGGACGCCTGTTTGCCGCTATCGCCGAAGCCCCGGCAGTCGCCCTGCAAGCCTTCGGCGTATTGCGTCAGCGGCGGATGACCTGCTTGCCGAGTGCCAGCCATCAACTGTCGGGCTGTACGTTTGTTGATCAACCGGTGGTGATCGACGGCAATTGCATCACCGCCCAGGGTTCTGGCGCAGCGCTGGAGTTTGCGTTGGCGCTGGTCGAGCAACTCGGCGGCAAGGCGCTAAGGGCGAAAGTGGCGGGGGAGTTGCGGGTTTGA
- a CDS encoding DUF4879 domain-containing protein, translating into MSKRWMKTFGLLAVLMGGASGAWAASAPPLTQLKVLKVESPNCGFEDIAEGQEQTRCDHTGPNIKVYVLEVGYGREAHIALDGFEVSGTRTPVCAFDNGNLTECTVGKKTVGYLYVLDLAGKQGGIFTFTNMSINAPGNRMSTQLYIK; encoded by the coding sequence ATGAGCAAGCGCTGGATGAAGACTTTCGGCCTATTGGCCGTTCTGATGGGCGGGGCGTCTGGCGCCTGGGCTGCGTCGGCGCCACCGTTGACTCAGTTAAAAGTGTTGAAAGTCGAGTCACCAAACTGCGGCTTTGAAGACATCGCTGAAGGTCAGGAGCAGACGCGTTGCGACCACACCGGCCCGAATATCAAGGTTTACGTGCTGGAGGTCGGCTACGGACGTGAGGCGCACATAGCGCTGGACGGTTTTGAGGTGAGCGGTACACGAACCCCGGTCTGCGCTTTTGATAACGGCAATCTGACCGAATGTACGGTAGGTAAGAAAACCGTGGGCTATCTGTATGTGCTCGACCTGGCTGGTAAGCAGGGCGGTATCTTTACCTTTACCAACATGTCCATCAACGCGCCGGGCAACAGGATGTCGACGCAGCTTTACATCAAGTAA
- a CDS encoding NCS2 family permease, producing MLERLFQLKAHNTNVRTEILAGITTFLAMAYILFVNPSILGETGMDKGAVFVATCLAAAIGSTVMGLIANYPIALAPGMGLNAFFTYTVVLHMGHTWQVALGAVFISAVCFFLLSIFRIREWIINSIPLPLRSAIAAGIGLFLALIALHNAGIVVSNSATMVGLGELRAPAPILATLGFALIVALEALKVRGAVLIGILAVTIVSIAFGFTAFNGVTSMPPSLAPTFLQLDIMGALDIGLVSVIFAFLFVDLFDNSGTLIGVAKRAGLMGKDGHMPKMGRALIADSTAAMAGSLLGTSTTTSYIESAAGVSAGGRTGLTAVVVAILFLLALFFSPLAASVPAFATAPALLFVAVLMMSGLAEIEWDDITVAAPVVVTALAMPFTYSIANGIAFGFIAWTAIKLLSGRARELNPALVILSILFVIKLGWFNA from the coding sequence ATGCTGGAAAGGCTGTTTCAACTCAAGGCACACAACACCAACGTGCGCACCGAGATTCTCGCGGGCATCACGACTTTCCTGGCCATGGCCTACATTCTGTTCGTCAACCCGAGCATCCTCGGCGAGACCGGCATGGACAAGGGCGCGGTGTTTGTCGCGACCTGTCTGGCAGCCGCCATCGGCTCCACGGTCATGGGCCTGATCGCCAACTACCCGATCGCCCTCGCACCGGGCATGGGCTTGAACGCCTTCTTCACATATACCGTCGTGCTGCACATGGGCCACACCTGGCAAGTGGCGCTGGGCGCGGTGTTTATCTCGGCCGTGTGCTTCTTCCTGCTGTCGATCTTCCGCATCCGTGAATGGATCATCAACAGCATCCCGCTGCCGCTGCGTTCGGCGATTGCTGCCGGTATCGGCCTGTTCCTGGCGCTGATCGCCCTGCACAACGCCGGCATCGTGGTCAGCAACTCGGCGACCATGGTTGGCCTCGGTGAGCTGAGAGCACCGGCACCGATCCTCGCCACCCTCGGTTTCGCCCTGATCGTTGCCCTCGAAGCGCTGAAAGTGCGTGGTGCGGTGCTGATCGGCATTCTGGCGGTGACCATCGTATCCATCGCCTTTGGCTTCACCGCGTTCAATGGCGTGACGTCGATGCCACCTTCGCTGGCCCCGACCTTCCTGCAGCTGGACATCATGGGGGCACTGGACATCGGTCTGGTCAGCGTGATCTTCGCCTTCCTGTTCGTCGACCTGTTCGACAACTCCGGCACTCTGATCGGTGTCGCCAAGCGCGCCGGCCTGATGGGCAAGGACGGCCACATGCCGAAAATGGGCCGTGCGCTGATCGCCGACAGCACCGCCGCCATGGCCGGCTCGCTGCTGGGCACCTCGACCACCACCAGCTACATCGAATCTGCTGCGGGCGTGAGTGCTGGCGGCCGTACCGGTCTGACAGCTGTTGTGGTCGCGATTCTGTTCCTGCTGGCGCTGTTCTTCTCGCCATTGGCGGCCAGCGTTCCGGCTTTCGCCACCGCACCGGCGCTGCTGTTCGTCGCCGTCTTGATGATGTCGGGCCTGGCAGAAATAGAATGGGACGACATCACCGTCGCCGCACCGGTCGTAGTGACTGCGCTGGCCATGCCGTTCACGTACTCGATCGCCAACGGCATCGCGTTCGGCTTCATCGCCTGGACCGCGATCAAACTGCTGTCCGGTCGTGCCCGTGAGCTGAACCCGGCGCTGGTGATTCTGTCGATTCTGTTCGTGATCAAGCTGGGTTGGTTCAACGCATGA
- the trmA gene encoding tRNA (uridine(54)-C5)-methyltransferase TrmA: MTFDSQAYAAQLEDKVTRLRDLLAPFDAPEPTVFDSPLQNFRLRAEFRLWREAGERHYAMFSQDDKRTPILIETFPIASLRINQLMPQLKAAWQACAALSHKLFQVEFLTTLAGDAMITLCYHRPLDEHWHAAATRLSAELGVSIIGRSKGKREVLGQDYVVEKLEVGGRTFSYRQPEGAFTQPNGTVNQKMLNWAYEALGDRTDDLLELYCGNGNFTLPLATRVRKVLATEISKTSVNAALSNLSENAVDNVTLVRLSAEELTEALNEVRPFRRLHGIDLKSYEFGSVFVDPPRAGMDPDTCELTRRFDNILYISCNPETLAANIAQLHDTHRITQCALFDQFPWTHHMESGVLLTRR; the protein is encoded by the coding sequence ATGACTTTCGATTCCCAAGCCTACGCCGCACAGCTAGAAGACAAGGTCACGCGTTTGCGTGACCTGCTGGCCCCATTCGATGCGCCAGAGCCGACCGTGTTCGACTCGCCGTTGCAGAACTTCCGTCTGCGCGCCGAATTCCGCCTGTGGCGCGAGGCCGGTGAGCGTCATTACGCGATGTTCTCCCAGGACGACAAACGCACGCCGATCCTGATCGAAACGTTCCCGATCGCCAGCCTGCGCATCAATCAACTGATGCCGCAGCTCAAGGCGGCGTGGCAGGCCTGCGCGGCGTTGAGCCACAAGCTGTTTCAGGTGGAGTTTCTGACCACCCTGGCCGGCGATGCGATGATCACCCTGTGCTATCACCGTCCGCTGGACGAGCACTGGCATGCGGCAGCGACCCGGCTGTCGGCCGAACTCGGTGTCAGCATCATCGGTCGCTCCAAGGGCAAACGCGAAGTGCTCGGCCAAGACTATGTAGTGGAGAAACTTGAAGTCGGCGGCCGCACGTTCAGCTATCGCCAGCCGGAAGGTGCGTTCACCCAGCCCAACGGCACCGTCAACCAAAAGATGTTGAACTGGGCTTACGAAGCATTGGGCGATCGCACTGACGATTTGCTGGAGCTGTACTGCGGCAACGGCAACTTTACCCTGCCGCTCGCGACCCGCGTACGCAAAGTGCTGGCCACCGAAATCAGCAAGACCTCGGTCAACGCCGCACTGAGCAACCTCAGCGAAAACGCTGTGGATAACGTCACGCTGGTGCGTTTGTCCGCCGAAGAACTGACCGAAGCCCTCAACGAAGTGCGCCCATTCCGTCGCCTGCACGGCATCGACCTCAAGAGCTACGAGTTCGGCAGCGTGTTCGTCGACCCGCCGCGCGCCGGCATGGACCCTGACACCTGCGAGCTGACCCGGCGCTTTGACAACATCCTCTACATCTCCTGCAACCCGGAAACCCTGGCGGCCAACATCGCCCAGTTGCACGACACGCACCGCATCACCCAGTGCGCGCTGTTCGACCAGTTCCCGTGGACGCATCACATGGAGTCGGGCGTATTGCTGACCCGCCGTTGA
- the aroQ gene encoding type II 3-dehydroquinate dehydratase, which yields MSPIVLVLNGPNLNLLGTREPATYGHETLADISALCGRAGDEFGLAVEFRQTNHEGELLDWIHAARGRCAGIVINPAAWTHTSVAIRDALVASELPVIEVHLSNVHAREPFRHHSFVSAIATAVMCGFGSHGYRLALEHFSQRLKGQAA from the coding sequence ATGTCCCCTATCGTTCTGGTGCTCAACGGCCCGAACCTGAACCTGCTTGGCACCCGTGAGCCCGCCACTTACGGCCATGAAACCCTGGCGGATATCTCTGCCTTGTGCGGTCGCGCCGGCGATGAATTCGGCCTGGCCGTAGAGTTTCGCCAGACCAATCACGAAGGTGAACTGCTCGACTGGATTCACGCCGCTCGCGGTCGTTGCGCCGGGATTGTCATCAACCCGGCAGCCTGGACGCACACCTCGGTGGCGATTCGCGACGCGCTGGTGGCCAGTGAGTTGCCGGTGATCGAAGTGCATCTGTCCAACGTCCATGCCCGCGAGCCGTTCCGTCATCACTCGTTTGTCTCGGCCATCGCCACGGCCGTGATGTGCGGGTTTGGCAGCCATGGCTATCGTCTGGCCCTGGAACACTTCAGCCAGCGGCTGAAGGGGCAAGCAGCATGA
- a CDS encoding shikimate dehydrogenase: MSRKNVILAGLIGAGIQASRTPALHEHEGDAQGLRYLYRLIDLDQLQMDTHALPDLLLAAERMNYTGLNITFPCKQAIIPLLDELSAEARGIGAVNTVVLKDGKRVGHNTDCLGFAEGFRRGLKDAARERVVQMGAGGAGAAVAHALLSEGVQRLSIFDVDTDRAESLANNLNQHFGSGRAVAGHDLPNTLNQADGLVNTTPMGMAKLPGMPVPVELLRKELWVAEIVYFPLETELLRNARAIGCRTLDGGNMAVFQAVKAFELFSGVVPDAQRMLAHFQSMNG, translated from the coding sequence ATGAGCCGCAAAAACGTGATACTGGCCGGGCTGATCGGTGCCGGCATTCAAGCCTCGCGCACACCAGCACTGCATGAGCACGAAGGCGACGCCCAGGGCCTGCGATATTTGTATCGGTTGATCGACCTGGACCAACTGCAAATGGACACCCATGCCCTGCCCGACTTGTTGCTGGCGGCCGAGCGCATGAACTACACCGGCCTGAACATCACCTTCCCGTGCAAGCAGGCGATTATTCCGCTGCTCGACGAACTCTCGGCGGAAGCCCGTGGCATCGGTGCGGTCAATACCGTGGTGCTCAAGGATGGCAAACGAGTCGGCCACAACACCGATTGCCTGGGATTCGCCGAAGGCTTTCGTCGCGGCTTGAAGGACGCCGCCCGTGAGCGTGTGGTCCAGATGGGCGCCGGTGGCGCGGGTGCGGCAGTGGCCCACGCTCTGCTGAGCGAAGGCGTACAACGGCTGAGCATTTTCGACGTGGATACGGACCGGGCAGAAAGCCTGGCAAACAATCTCAATCAGCATTTCGGCTCTGGCCGCGCAGTGGCCGGGCATGATTTGCCAAATACCCTGAATCAGGCCGACGGCCTGGTGAACACCACACCGATGGGCATGGCCAAACTGCCGGGTATGCCGGTGCCGGTCGAGTTGCTGCGCAAGGAATTGTGGGTGGCGGAGATCGTGTACTTCCCATTGGAAACCGAACTGCTGCGCAACGCCCGCGCCATCGGTTGCCGGACGCTGGATGGTGGCAACATGGCGGTGTTTCAGGCGGTGAAGGCGTTTGAGTTGTTCAGTGGCGTGGTGCCGGATGCGCAACGCATGCTTGCGCACTTCCAAAGCATGAATGGCTAG
- a CDS encoding TetR family transcriptional regulator, producing the protein MTMTSELPAAPVEPAVEPRKSRKNNPEKTRENILQEAIVEFVQQGLSGARVDAIAERIHTSKRMIYYYFGSKEQLYVEVLEKLYGDIRNTESRLHLAELSPVVAIRRLVEFTFDHHDRNVDFVRIVCIENIHNAEFVKRSDAIKAMNNTILDSLGEILRRGADEGVFRSGLDALDVHLLISSFSFYRVSNRHTFGEIFQIDLPDETIKQRHREMICESVLRYLQA; encoded by the coding sequence ATGACAATGACTTCAGAACTCCCCGCAGCCCCCGTCGAACCCGCCGTTGAGCCGCGCAAGAGTCGCAAAAACAATCCGGAGAAGACCCGCGAGAACATCCTGCAGGAGGCGATCGTCGAGTTCGTCCAGCAAGGATTGTCCGGCGCCCGCGTCGACGCAATTGCTGAACGCATCCACACCTCCAAACGCATGATCTATTACTACTTCGGCAGCAAGGAGCAGTTGTACGTCGAGGTGCTGGAGAAGCTCTACGGCGATATTCGTAACACGGAAAGCCGTCTGCACCTGGCCGAGCTGTCGCCAGTGGTAGCGATCCGGCGGCTGGTGGAATTCACTTTCGATCACCACGACCGCAACGTCGATTTTGTGCGCATCGTCTGCATTGAAAACATCCACAACGCCGAATTCGTGAAGCGTTCCGATGCGATCAAGGCGATGAACAACACCATCCTCGATTCACTCGGCGAGATTTTGCGTCGGGGGGCCGATGAGGGCGTGTTCCGCAGTGGGCTCGATGCGCTGGACGTGCATTTGCTGATCAGCTCGTTCAGTTTCTATCGCGTGTCGAACCGCCACACATTCGGTGAGATTTTTCAGATTGATCTGCCGGACGAGACCATCAAGCAGCGTCATCGCGAGATGATCTGCGAGTCGGTGTTGCGTTACTTGCAGGCCTGA
- the quiC gene encoding 3-dehydroshikimate dehydratase QuiC, whose translation MQRSIATVSLSGTLPEKLEAIAAAGFDGVEIFENDLLYYDGSPREIKQMCADLGIAITLFQPFRDFEGCRRDRLARNLERAERKFDLMQELGTDLVLVCSNASADSVGDQQILIDDLRLLAEHAGARGLRIGYEALAWGRHVNTYQQVWDIVRQADHPSLGVLLDSFHTLSLKGDPRAIAEIPGDKIFFVQMADAPILAMDVLEWSRHFRCFPGQGEFDLAGFLAPIIKSGYTGPLSLEIFNDGFRAAPPRANAADGLRSLLYLEEKTRQRLEQEAAPVANREILFETPKASEYNGVEFLEFAVDESLGAKLSNWLERLGFVKAGQHRSKSVSLLRQGDINLILNAEPYSFAHSFFEAHGPSLCATAVRVKDSASALARAVAYKGQPYRGLVGPNELELAAVRAPDGSLIYLVDEAADVYGTDFNLLPDAQVRGGLKRIDHMAMALPADSLDSWVLFYKSLLDFEADDEVVLPDPYGLVKSRALRSRDSSIRLPLNISENRNTAISHALSSYRGSGVHHIAFDCDDIFAEVSRAKEAGVPLLDIPLNYYDDLAARFDFDDEFLSELAYYNVLYDRDAQGGELFHVYTEPFEGRFFFEIIQRKNGYAGYGAANVAVRLAAMAKSRSGAVRQAKL comes from the coding sequence ATGCAGCGTTCCATTGCCACCGTTTCCTTGAGCGGCACCCTGCCGGAAAAACTCGAAGCCATTGCCGCCGCCGGGTTCGACGGGGTGGAGATTTTCGAGAACGACCTTCTTTACTACGACGGCAGTCCACGTGAAATTAAACAGATGTGCGCCGATCTCGGGATTGCCATCACTCTGTTTCAGCCGTTCCGCGATTTTGAAGGCTGCCGCCGTGATCGGCTGGCGCGCAACCTGGAACGGGCCGAGCGCAAGTTCGACCTGATGCAGGAACTGGGCACCGATCTGGTGCTGGTGTGCAGCAACGCTTCGGCGGACAGCGTCGGCGATCAGCAAATACTCATCGATGACCTGCGCTTGCTGGCCGAGCACGCTGGCGCCCGTGGCTTGCGCATTGGCTATGAAGCACTGGCCTGGGGCCGTCACGTCAATACGTATCAACAGGTCTGGGACATCGTGCGTCAGGCCGATCACCCGAGCCTCGGCGTGCTGCTCGACAGTTTCCACACGCTATCGCTCAAGGGCGATCCGCGTGCGATTGCCGAGATTCCCGGCGACAAGATTTTCTTCGTGCAAATGGCCGATGCGCCGATTCTGGCCATGGATGTTCTGGAGTGGAGTCGGCATTTCCGCTGCTTCCCGGGGCAGGGCGAGTTCGATCTGGCGGGGTTTCTCGCGCCGATCATCAAGAGTGGCTACACCGGGCCGCTATCGCTGGAGATCTTCAACGACGGCTTCCGCGCCGCACCGCCACGGGCCAATGCCGCTGACGGCTTGCGTTCGCTGTTGTACCTCGAAGAAAAGACCCGTCAGCGTCTGGAGCAGGAGGCCGCGCCCGTGGCCAACCGTGAAATCCTCTTTGAAACACCGAAGGCCAGCGAGTACAACGGCGTCGAGTTTCTCGAATTCGCTGTCGATGAAAGCCTTGGCGCCAAGTTGTCGAACTGGCTTGAACGCCTGGGGTTCGTCAAGGCCGGGCAGCATCGCTCCAAGAGTGTGAGTCTGCTGCGTCAGGGCGATATCAACCTGATCCTCAACGCTGAGCCCTATTCGTTTGCGCACAGCTTTTTCGAGGCACACGGCCCGTCGCTGTGTGCCACCGCCGTGCGGGTCAAGGACAGCGCGAGTGCTCTGGCGCGTGCGGTTGCCTACAAGGGCCAGCCCTATCGCGGTCTGGTCGGTCCTAACGAATTGGAACTGGCGGCAGTCCGCGCGCCGGATGGCAGCCTGATCTATCTGGTGGATGAGGCGGCCGATGTGTATGGCACCGACTTCAATCTGCTGCCAGACGCGCAGGTGCGCGGTGGCCTCAAGCGTATCGATCACATGGCCATGGCGCTGCCGGCGGACAGCCTCGACAGTTGGGTGCTGTTCTACAAGAGCCTGCTGGATTTCGAGGCTGACGACGAAGTGGTGCTGCCCGACCCCTATGGGCTGGTGAAAAGCCGCGCGCTGCGCAGTCGTGACAGCTCGATCCGTTTGCCGCTGAATATTTCCGAGAACCGCAACACCGCGATCTCCCATGCGTTGTCGAGTTATCGCGGCTCTGGCGTGCATCACATCGCCTTCGATTGTGACGATATCTTTGCTGAAGTCAGCCGCGCCAAAGAGGCCGGTGTGCCGCTGCTGGATATTCCGCTCAACTATTACGATGACCTTGCCGCGCGCTTTGATTTCGACGATGAGTTTCTCAGCGAGCTGGCGTATTACAACGTGCTGTATGACCGTGATGCCCAGGGTGGCGAGTTGTTTCACGTCTACACCGAGCCGTTCGAAGGGCGGTTCTTCTTCGAGATCATCCAGCGTAAAAACGGTTATGCCGGATACGGCGCGGCGAACGTCGCGGTGCGGCTGGCGGCGATGGCCAAATCACGCAGTGGCGCCGTGCGTCAGGCGAAGTTGTAG
- a CDS encoding MFS transporter, which translates to MIPSQTSRMAPAMSTATGGIGDKIRGAMAVGKTRWGMLALVFFATTLNYIDRAALGVMQPILAKEMSWTAMDYANINFWFQVGYAIGFVLQGRLIDRVGVKRVFFCAVLLWSLATGAHGLATSAVGFMVCRFVLGLTEAANYPACVKTTRLWFPAGERAVATGIFNAGTNVGAMFTPMLLPLVLHVWGWQAAFLCMAALGGIWLLFWGLKYFNPEDHPSVKQSELDYIQQEVEPEQVRVPFSKILRMRGTWAFALAYSLTAPVFWFYLYWLPPFLNQQYNLGINVTQMGIPLIIIYVTADFGSVGGGILSSFLIGRGMNAIKARLLSMFLFACCIIGVVMAAGSANLWVAVAAISLAIGAHQAWTANIWSLVMDYTPKHMMSTVFGFGGMCAAIGGMFMTQIVGHILTATNNNYTVLFTLIPAMYFIALTWMYFMAPRKIPTVTE; encoded by the coding sequence ATGATTCCTTCACAGACTTCCCGCATGGCTCCGGCCATGAGTACTGCCACAGGTGGCATCGGCGACAAGATCCGCGGCGCCATGGCTGTCGGCAAAACCCGTTGGGGCATGCTGGCGCTGGTGTTTTTCGCCACCACCCTGAACTACATCGACCGCGCCGCCCTCGGCGTCATGCAGCCAATCCTCGCCAAGGAAATGAGCTGGACGGCGATGGATTACGCCAACATCAACTTCTGGTTTCAGGTCGGCTACGCCATCGGCTTCGTCCTGCAAGGGCGGTTGATCGACCGGGTCGGCGTCAAGCGCGTGTTCTTCTGCGCAGTATTGTTGTGGAGCCTGGCCACCGGTGCCCACGGTCTGGCGACCTCGGCGGTCGGCTTCATGGTCTGCCGATTCGTCCTCGGCCTGACCGAAGCGGCGAATTATCCGGCGTGTGTGAAAACCACGCGCCTGTGGTTCCCGGCTGGCGAGCGCGCCGTCGCCACCGGCATCTTCAACGCAGGCACCAACGTCGGTGCCATGTTCACGCCGATGCTGTTGCCACTGGTTCTTCATGTGTGGGGCTGGCAGGCCGCGTTTCTGTGCATGGCAGCGCTGGGCGGGATCTGGTTGTTGTTCTGGGGCCTGAAGTACTTCAACCCGGAAGATCACCCGAGCGTGAAACAGTCGGAACTGGACTACATCCAGCAGGAAGTCGAACCGGAGCAGGTCCGCGTGCCGTTCTCGAAAATCCTGCGGATGCGCGGTACCTGGGCCTTCGCCCTCGCCTACTCGCTGACCGCGCCGGTGTTCTGGTTCTACCTGTACTGGCTGCCGCCGTTTCTCAATCAGCAATACAACCTGGGCATCAACGTGACCCAGATGGGTATCCCGCTGATCATCATCTACGTCACCGCCGACTTTGGCAGCGTGGGTGGCGGCATTCTGTCCTCGTTCCTGATCGGTCGCGGGATGAACGCGATCAAGGCGCGGTTGCTGTCGATGTTCCTGTTCGCCTGCTGCATCATCGGCGTGGTCATGGCCGCCGGTTCCGCGAACCTGTGGGTTGCGGTGGCTGCTATTTCCCTGGCGATCGGCGCGCATCAGGCATGGACGGCGAACATCTGGAGCTTGGTGATGGATTACACGCCCAAGCACATGATGAGCACGGTGTTCGGTTTCGGCGGCATGTGCGCGGCGATCGGCGGGATGTTCATGACTCAGATCGTCGGCCACATCCTGACGGCCACGAACAACAACTACACCGTGTTATTCACCCTGATTCCGGCGATGTACTTCATTGCGCTGACCTGGATGTACTTCATGGCCCCGCGCAAGATTCCGACCGTCACGGAGTAA
- a CDS encoding DMT family transporter, whose amino-acid sequence MTVSTPLSGVNQPFKGIMLIVVATFLFSSHDALSKYLSGFYPIVMVVWARYVVHTLLMAGIFLPQSGLRVLRTKKPLWQLARALCLLGTSLFFTTALLYIPLAEATAVNFLAPVLVTALSVPLLKERVTRGQWIAVICGFVGVLIIVHPGGELFTPAVLLPFCSALFFCFYQLLTRKLAQIDSPTTSNFFAGLCNTLVMSALVPFFWQVPTLTHAGLMLALGSCGMTAHLFLTQAFRHAAPALLAPFGYCQIVFAGLLGWLLFNHTPSLLTVIGIAVICCSGLAAAWQQSRR is encoded by the coding sequence ATGACTGTCAGCACCCCGCTTTCCGGAGTCAACCAACCCTTCAAAGGGATCATGCTGATTGTCGTGGCGACCTTTCTGTTCTCCAGCCATGACGCGCTGTCGAAGTATTTGTCTGGGTTCTATCCGATCGTGATGGTGGTGTGGGCACGGTATGTGGTGCACACGCTGTTGATGGCGGGGATTTTTTTGCCGCAGTCCGGGCTGCGCGTCTTGCGCACGAAAAAGCCTTTATGGCAGTTGGCCCGGGCACTGTGCCTGCTCGGCACCAGCCTGTTCTTCACTACGGCGCTGCTTTACATCCCGCTGGCCGAAGCCACCGCGGTGAACTTCCTGGCGCCGGTATTGGTGACGGCGTTGTCGGTGCCGTTGCTGAAGGAGCGGGTAACGCGCGGCCAATGGATTGCGGTGATTTGCGGCTTTGTCGGTGTGCTGATCATCGTTCACCCCGGCGGTGAGCTGTTCACGCCCGCCGTGCTGCTGCCTTTCTGCTCGGCGCTGTTTTTCTGCTTCTACCAATTGCTGACTCGCAAGCTTGCGCAAATCGATAGTCCGACCACCAGCAACTTCTTTGCCGGGCTGTGCAACACGTTGGTGATGAGTGCGCTGGTGCCGTTCTTCTGGCAGGTGCCGACGCTGACCCATGCCGGGCTGATGCTGGCTCTGGGCAGTTGCGGGATGACCGCGCACTTGTTTCTGACTCAGGCGTTCCGCCATGCCGCGCCGGCGTTGCTGGCGCCGTTCGGTTATTGCCAGATTGTGTTTGCGGGGTTGTTGGGCTGGCTGCTGTTCAACCACACGCCGAGTCTGTTGACGGTGATCGGGATTGCGGTGATCTGTTGCAGCGGGTTGGCGGCGGCGTGGCAGCAAAGTCGCCGCTGA
- a CDS encoding IclR family transcriptional regulator → MAGSQIERVFSVLENLTSEPRGLALQTLAEQIDIPKSATHRLLAELTRLGYVRQNPETLRYHLSTKLVAMGFRYLSSSGADIVQPVLDRLAQETGELVRLGVIDGERQTWIAKSQGARSGLRYDPDMGRDAPLFYTASGHAWLACMSDAEALSLVERQGAEVPADIGPNAPRSNIQLLELLRVARELGYACVEESSAVGTSAIAAVVRHPADGRVIGVLSIAGPSARMPGARLHELAPLLLRFTEELSAASLASELFV, encoded by the coding sequence ATGGCCGGCAGTCAAATCGAACGGGTTTTCAGCGTGCTGGAAAACCTCACCAGTGAGCCCCGTGGATTGGCACTGCAGACGCTCGCCGAGCAGATCGACATCCCGAAAAGTGCGACGCACCGTTTGCTCGCCGAACTGACCCGACTCGGTTATGTGCGGCAGAACCCGGAGACTCTGCGTTATCACTTGTCGACCAAACTGGTGGCGATGGGTTTTCGTTATCTGTCGAGCAGCGGCGCCGATATCGTGCAGCCGGTGCTCGATCGCCTGGCTCAGGAAACCGGCGAGCTGGTGCGTCTGGGCGTTATCGATGGCGAACGTCAAACCTGGATTGCCAAGTCTCAGGGCGCACGAAGTGGTTTGCGTTATGACCCGGACATGGGCCGCGATGCGCCGCTGTTCTACACCGCGTCGGGCCATGCGTGGCTGGCGTGCATGAGCGATGCCGAGGCGTTGTCGCTGGTTGAACGCCAGGGCGCAGAGGTGCCGGCGGACATCGGGCCAAATGCGCCGCGCTCCAATATCCAATTGCTCGAGCTTCTGCGGGTCGCGCGCGAGTTGGGGTATGCCTGTGTCGAAGAAAGTTCGGCGGTGGGGACGTCGGCGATTGCGGCGGTGGTGCGCCATCCCGCTGACGGGCGGGTGATCGGTGTGCTGAGCATCGCCGGGCCGAGTGCGCGGATGCCGGGGGCGAGGCTGCATGAGTTGGCACCATTGCTGCTCAGGTTTACTGAGGAGTTGTCCGCTGCGAGTCTGGCTTCGGAGCTGTTCGTCTAA